From Fulvivirga lutea:
TAGAATTGGCATCCATCACCACTGCATGTCGGTGAGAGAAGGTTCCTCTTTTAACATCTTGCCCTGACATTCTCACAAATTTGCCATCTATAAGTAACGAGCCATAAGCCAATAGTTCAGCGTCTGCCCAGTTAATTTCTTTCTTTTCAATGAAGTTGGCTTTTCTATCTTTTATGAGCTTATCAATTTGTTTAATTGGCTTAAACCCTTTAGGAAGTGTAGTTAAAGCCTTGGCCACTTTATCAATTGTTTTTTGATCAATTGATGTGTCTGGCGAAGCGTCAAAATCTTTACTTGTTGCACGTTTCAACTGCTCCCATTCTTCCTCAACTTTTTGTGGTTTGTAAGGTAAAGGCTTTTGTTTTACCTCATTGAGTCTATCTTGAAGTAGGGCTCTGAATTCTTTGTCTATTTTCTTTACTTCATCTTCGTTGGCATCGCCCCTTTCAGTTAACGTTTTAACATAAATTTCTCTTGGGTTAGGATGCTTTGCAATAGTGTTATACAGCTTAGGCTGAGTGAATTTAGGCTCGTCACTTTCGTTATGGCCGTGTCTTCTATAGCATAGTAAGTCGATGAAAATATCCTTGCCAAATTTTTGGTTGTATTCAACCGCTAAATTAGAGGCAAATACAACGGCTTCAGGATCATCACCATTTACATGGAGCACAGGAGCATCAATAATTTTGGCGATATCGGTACAGTAAATGCTTGATCTAGCATCGTCATAATCTGTTGTAAAGCCAACCTGATTGTTAATTACAAAGTGTATTGTACCACCAGTTCTGTAGCCCGGTAGTTGAGACATCTGAACAATTTCATAAACTATTCCCTGACCTGCTACTGCCGCATCGCCATGAATCAATATAGACATGGCTTTCTTAAGATCACCATTGTACTCATCATCAATCTGCCCACGAACATATCCTAACACTAACGGGTCAACTGCCTCCAGGTGAGATGGGTTTGGTGTTAGTTTAACATAAACGTCTTTTCCATTGGCGGCCTTAATTCTACTCGAATATCCCAAATGATACTTAACATCACCATCACCCATGGTTAAGTCAGGGTCTGTTGTTCCTTCAAATTCACTGAATATTTCTTCATAGGTTTTGCCCATAATGTTGGCAAGAACGTTTAGTCGTCCTCTATGTGCCATGCCTATTACCACTTCCTTCACATCAAATTCAGCTGCTTTATTTATGATGCTGTCTAAGGCAGGTATCGTATTTTCACCTCCTTCTAAAGAAAAGCGCTTTTGGCCTAAAAACTTTGTATGAAGAAAGTTCTCAAACGTTACAGCCTCATTTAATTTTTGGAGTATTCGCTTTTTAACAGGAGTCTCAGGTTTGTAATCCAACCCATCCTTCTCACATTTAGCTTTAAACCAATCTAAAATTTCAGAATCTCGGATATGCATGTATTCATACCCGATATGATTCAAATATATTTTATCTAATGTCTCTACAATTTTTTTAAGAGACGCTTTGCCAACTCCAATGCCAGCTCCAACATCAAACTCTGTATCTAAATCTTTTTCAGATAGACCAAAATCTTCAATTTTCAGCTTAACATTATGATCACGCCTTTGCCTAACAGGGTTTGTGTCAGATTTTAAATGACCACGTGATCTGTAAGCATGTATAAGGTTTCGTACTTGAATGTCCTTCGAAGAAACACCTTCTGCAGGTTCCGGCCCTTCTTCACCATATTTCTGCTGAGAAAATTCGAAACCTTCGAAAAACTTTTGCCAGGTGATATCTACTGATGAAGGATCTTCTTGATATGATTTGTATAGCTCATCGATGTAATTTCCATGAGCATTTGCGATGTAGGAATATTTATCCATTAGTTTTGGTTGTCCAATTTCAAATCAAAGGTAAATAAGTAATATTCAATAAAAAAACTGTATAATCGGTTATACAAATATAACTGATAATCAATGAGTTAATTGAATTCTTATTCTGTAGGTTGGATTTAACGGATTTATACCATGTAATTAAGGCATATATAGTTATGTCGATGTGTTGATATTATTAAAAAAGTATTACCTTTGCACCTCAATTTTAAAATCGGACGTGATCCGACTATTTAAAACTTTAAAAACAAAATGGCAGTTAAAATCAGATTGGCCAGAAGAGGCCGAAAAAAACAGGCAATGTACGATGTAGTCGTAGCGGATGCCCGATCACCACGAGATGGTAAATTTATTGAGAAAATTGGACGTTACAATCCAAACACGGATCCAGCATTCATAGAATTGGATGAGGAGAAAGCATTTGACTGGGTAATGAAAGGAGCGCAACCTACTGATACAGTAAGAGCGATGCTTTCTTACAGAGGATTA
This genomic window contains:
- a CDS encoding 2-oxoglutarate dehydrogenase E1 component, whose protein sequence is MDKYSYIANAHGNYIDELYKSYQEDPSSVDITWQKFFEGFEFSQQKYGEEGPEPAEGVSSKDIQVRNLIHAYRSRGHLKSDTNPVRQRRDHNVKLKIEDFGLSEKDLDTEFDVGAGIGVGKASLKKIVETLDKIYLNHIGYEYMHIRDSEILDWFKAKCEKDGLDYKPETPVKKRILQKLNEAVTFENFLHTKFLGQKRFSLEGGENTIPALDSIINKAAEFDVKEVVIGMAHRGRLNVLANIMGKTYEEIFSEFEGTTDPDLTMGDGDVKYHLGYSSRIKAANGKDVYVKLTPNPSHLEAVDPLVLGYVRGQIDDEYNGDLKKAMSILIHGDAAVAGQGIVYEIVQMSQLPGYRTGGTIHFVINNQVGFTTDYDDARSSIYCTDIAKIIDAPVLHVNGDDPEAVVFASNLAVEYNQKFGKDIFIDLLCYRRHGHNESDEPKFTQPKLYNTIAKHPNPREIYVKTLTERGDANEDEVKKIDKEFRALLQDRLNEVKQKPLPYKPQKVEEEWEQLKRATSKDFDASPDTSIDQKTIDKVAKALTTLPKGFKPIKQIDKLIKDRKANFIEKKEINWADAELLAYGSLLIDGKFVRMSGQDVKRGTFSHRHAVVMDANSNEAYCNLDHIEEGQQPFRIYNSLLSEFGVLGFEYGYAMATPNALVIWEAQFGDFANGAQVMIDQFITSAESKWQRMNGLVILLPHGYEGQGPEHSNARPERFLQLAAEENLVVTNITTPANFFHMLRRQLTWNFRKPLVNFAPKSLLRHPLVVSSLDDFTKGSFKEIIDDSYATTKSVKRVLLCSGKVYFDLLEEQQNSKRKDVAIVRLEQLHPFPQKQYDALVKKYKDAELVWVQEEPENMGYWTYILRVLRDPKMKVITRKASASPATGYAKVHKKEQADIVAKAFEK